The Gemmatimonadota bacterium genomic sequence CGCGGGATGCTTCTTGAGACGACATGACTGGCTCGGGAGATCAAACACCCTTTCGAAGTTCACTCGCACTCGAGTCGACCTTCTCGCCCGAGTATCTCCGATACTACCGCGTACTCCCGCTCTCGATGGGAGACGAGCTCCAAGTGGCATACCACGGCGATCTCCAACGTGACGTAGAAGAACATCTCGCCATCGTATTCGGCCGACCGCTGCACAAGGAGTACTGCGAGCTCGACACGCTCCAGCGCGCAATCGCGGCCTCCTTTGATGGTACGGAGGTGAAGCGCTCGCTTGGCAGTGAAAACGAGAGTGACGAGAGCGACGGGAGTACGTCGGTTGCGGATGCTCGCGATCTTGCCCTCCAGCCACCTGTCATCCGTCTCGTCAATACCACTATCCGGGATGCCGTGCGCGCCCGCGCCAGCGACGTGCACTTCGAGGCGACGCCCTCGGGCCTGAGCGTGCGCATTCGCGTCGATGGCGTGCTGCATGCGCTGTCGCCACCCGACCGGCAGATGCAACCCGCCATCGTCTCACGCTTGAAGTTGCTCGCCGATCTCAACATCGCGGAGCAACGTCGCCCGCAGGACGGACGCCTCCGCATCCGCTTGAATGAGGCGGAACTCGACATCCGTGTCAGCACGGTGCCCACGTTGCACGGCGAATCCGTAGTACTTCGCTTGCTCCGCACGGACACCGGCGCGGCGACCCTTGATTCGCTCGGTCTGCCGCGACAGACCCAAGACGTCCTCGCCGACCTCGTGAGCCGTTCACACGGACTTCTCATCGCGACAGGGCCCACCGGGTGCGGCAAGACGACAACACTCCACGCCCTCCTCTCGTGCAGGGCAACGGGACGAGAGAAGGTGATCACGGTGGAAGATCCCGTTGAATACCAGGTGCCCGGCGTCACGCAGGTGCCGGTCATTGCCGCGGCAGGCATGACCTTCGCGAGCGCGCTCCGGGGGATTCTTCGTCAGGACCCGGACGTCGTCATGGTGGGGGAGATGCGGGATCGCGAGACCGCGGCCATCGCCGCCCAAGCCGCAATGACGGGGCATCTCGTGCTCTCGACCCTGCACACCAACGACGCACTCTCGGCGGTCGCGCGACTGCAGGACCTCGGAGTGGAACCCTTCCTTGTCGCGTCAACGCTGATAGGGGTCCTGGCTCAACGTCTCGTACGTGTGCTCTGCACTACATGTCGCCAACGCGGCAGCGGGACGGTGTTGGTCCCCGCAGCACCCGAGGCCGGGTGGCTCGATGTTTCCCCGTTCTACTCAGCGAGAGGCTGCGACGAGTGCCGAGGTTCTGGCTACAGGGGCCGCACCGGCATCTACGAGCTGCTCCCCATCACAAGCGCCATGCGGGAACTGCTCGCCCGCTCCGCTGCACCGCACGAGTTGAAGCACCTCACCGAGGTCGAGGGGATGCAACGCATCCAATTGGATGCGGCAGCCAAGGTGGCTGCGGGAATCACATCGGCGGACGAGGTCCGTCGCGTCCTCGGAGGAGGATCCGCATGACCCGCAACGCCAGGCGTCCCGGCTTCACGCTCATGGAACTCATCGTCGTCATCGCGGTCATCGCATTGCTCGCCGGGCTGACCGCGCCCGCGCTCTTTCGCAACGTGGGCGACGCGCGCATCGCAGCCGCACGCGCAGATCTCGCGACGATCAGCTTGGCGCTGGAATCCTACGCGCTGTCCGTCGGTGACTATCCGTCGACCCAGCAAGGGCTCGAGGTGCTCGTGCGCAATCCAGGCGTAGGGGCAGTGTGGAAGGGGCCATATCTGAAAGGGCAGGTACCGAAGGACCCATGGGGTCGGGCCTTCGTCTATCAGTACCCCGGGAAGGGTGTCGCGGGAACCTATGACCTGATGACGTACGGGCGAGACGGTGCCGCTGGTGGAACTGGCGAAGACGCGGATGCCGTGGCAGGGGAGGGCGCCGCGCGATGAGGCGCTTCGCGTATATCGGCAGCACCCCGCAAGGGGCAACGACGCGCGGGGTCGTGTGGGCGCGGGAGAGATCGGATGCCCGAACAATGCTCGAGAACCGTCGGGTCACCCTCATTGAACTGAGCGCCGATGGTGGTGGGGCAAGGCGACTCGTCGGAACACGCGCGTCGCGCCTGGCGGTCATCCGCGCCCTGGCGGGACAGATGACAGCGGGTGTCTCCATGCGGCGTGCGCTGACGGCAACTGAGACAACGATGCTACCAGCACCGGTTCTCCGTGCTGTGCAGGATGTGCGCGCCATGGTGACGGAGGGCGAGACGCTCGGGCTCTCGCTCGAACGTGCCGCGTTGGCGAGCCCGGTGATCGTCTCGCTGGTGCGCACAGGCGAGTCAGTGGGCGATCTCCCGCGAGCCCTTCAGTTGGCCGTTCAGCAACTCGAACACGAGGATGCCGTCGCCGCACGACTTCGCACAGCGCTGACCTACCCGGTGATCCTGGCGGTCACTGCGAGTCTGTCGCTCGTGGTGATCGTACTCGTCGTACTCCCGAAGTTCGCGGACATCGTGCGCGACATTGGAGGGCAACCACCTCCCTTGGCGATTCCTCTCCTGTCGATCGCTCGCGCCACGAAGGCGCACCTCCCTGCTGTACTTGTCTCGACGCTGCTGGCCGCGACTGGCGCCATCGCAATGTTCGGCAGCCACGCGGGGCGGAGCGCTCTCCGAACCATGGCGGGGCGGGCACCACTGTTATCCCGAATGTTGACGCGCTGGCACGCAGCGCGAACGGCACGTGAGCTTGGAACTCTCATCCGTTCCGGGACTCCCGTTCTGCGGGCGCTCGACGATGCGATCACCACGGCGGCGGGCACCTCACTTGCCAAGCGGCTGCAACGCGTGCATGCACGGGTCGCCAACGGCGGTCGCCTGAGCCGGGCACTCGTCGACGGAGACGTGCTGCCCCCTGCAACCGCGTCACTCCTTGAGGTTGGCGAGCATACGGCACAACTCGGAGCGGCACTCCTTGCAGTGGCAGAACAGCTCGACCGCGAAGTCGACCGAGCGATCGAAATGTCCCTCGTGGCGTTGCAGCCGGCGATAGTTCTCGTGTTTGGCGGAGTGATCGCCCTCGTGGCCGGCGCCGTGCTTCAGACACTGTACTCGGTACGCCCCGTGTTGTGATGAACCGCCAGCGAAGATCTGCACATACCATGTTCGAACTACTCGTGAGTGTCGTCATTCTTGGCGTGCTGCTCGGCGTCGTGCACTTCAGCATTCCTCGCAGGGTCCCCGTGAGCTCCAAAGGCATAATGCAGACCTGCCAGCGACGGGCGATCGAGGAACGTCGCGACGTGTCCGTGGCGACCGGTGGCGGATTCCTCCTGTGTTCAGCCGACGGACGGGTCGCCGGGCCGGATATGGACTGGTTCTCTATCGTTCACGGGCGATGACGGGTCACAGACGTGGCGTCGCTCTCCTTGAGGCGCTTTGCGCCATCGTGGTGCTGGCCGTTGCGGGAACGTCACTGGTTCACCTCATGGCCGTGCAGGTTGCGGCCGTCCGGTCCATGGCACGATCGAGTGCTGAACTTGAGACGCAATCCCGCCTGATGGGTGCGCTATCGCTTCTCACGCGCCGCGAGCTCGAGTCAATGGCGCCATCCCGTGAGATCGGTGAATTCACGGTGGAAGTCGACCACATGCCGGGCGACGTCTTCATGGTCACGGTCGCTCCATCTGGGGCCCCGGGATCGTTGGTATCCACCTTCTTGTGGCAGCCGCTCAAATGAAGCGTGCATTTCGGTTCACGCGCCGTGGGTTCTCGCTCTTCGAGCTCCTGATCGCGCTCATGATCGGCAGCCTCGTGCTGACGCTCGCGCTGCGACTCGTGTCCGCGCTCACCGTGGCGGCCCGACAGGTGGAACGCGCAGGTCAGCTGGCCATGCAGCAGGCGAACGGCATCCGGTGGCTGCAGATGCACCTGCGTGCGGCGAGCGTTCCCGTGAAGGACCGTCCGTTTGTGGGCACACCTCGCACGGTGGCCTTCGACGTCGCAGCGGCGAAGCGACGATCGCCGCAATCTCGCAGGCGCGTGGTGGTGATGGTCGAGCACGACACACTTTCCGCACTGGTCGATGGAGAGCGCCGCGTGGTCATTCGTCGCAACGTACGTGACCTCGCGGTCGACTATCTGGTGTCGCGCGGCCTCTCGTCGCTCTGGCTCTCCGAATGGTCGTCGGACCGAGGGTTGCCGGTGGCCCTGCGCTTCAGGATGCGAAACGTCGCGCCTGCAACCACCATCGACACTGTGCTCGTCACAGTAGGGGTGACGCTGTGAGACGCTCGGGCTTCTCGATTGTGCCAGTGCTGTGGGTCGTCGTCGTGCTTGGCGCCACGGTGTTGCTGCGGGCGCAAACGACGGGACTTGAAGCGCGGGCGGCAAGGAATCGGCAACTCCTGCTGGCGGCCGAGTGGGCGCGAGAGGGGTGTCTCAACGTCCTGCACGCGCGACTCGAAGCGATTCGCCGCGACAGTACGCTGCAGCATACCGACCGCGCGACGCTCGTGGTGCGGTCCCTAACGATGCCACGCATGCGAGTGCGTGGTACGGCGAGCTGTGACATCGCGGTCCGCGACCTCGGGGCCTACCTCAACGTCAACACGGCCGATAGCGCCACCCTGGCCTGTGTAGCAGGGAGCGACGCGATAGCAGCGGCCATTCTCAAGTGGCGACCCATTCCGTCCGACGATGCGCTGCACGCCCTTATCAGCTCGGTTGGTGAGGCGGAAGCCGATACGCCGGGACTGTCCGTTCGTGCGGACGAGCGTGTGAATCTAAACTCGGCGCCGGTACGCCTCATGGAGTGCATGCCGAAGCTGGGGAAGGCAGTGGCGATGGTTGTTGCGGCGACCCGACGTGCGGGGAGGAAGATCGACAGCCCCGCGGACATTGCCCTTCTCCTCCCATCTCCAGCGCGGGAGGACTTCGTACATCGGCTAGCCATGACCGGCATCGGTGCGGAGGTCGTACCGCCGACGCTGGCGCTGGTTGCCTCCGGCTATGCGGGCTCCCCTCCCGTCCATGCCCGCTTGATCCTCACCGTTCGCGTCCGTGGTACGGCGGTCGACGTGCTATCCACGGAGCTCGAGTCATGACCGTGCGACCCTTTGTCGTGAAGACCACATCGTGGGCCGCCAACGATGCGGTGGCGAACGATCTCGCCCAGGCGCTCGGCGGTTCGACACCGGTGCGCGGACACTCCGTTCGCATCGTGCTGGGAAGCCCCCCGTGTCATCGCCGGGAGCTTGCCGGACTCCCGCCGATGTCGCGCAGCGCCCTTCGACGGCACGTCGCCGCCAACGAGGACCGCTACTTCCCCCTAACCTCGGGGGGGCTGACGCTCGACGCGCACTGGGCTGCAACGCGAGCCGGTGGTACCGCCGTTGCCTATGCGGTCGATACAACGTGGTTACGGTCGCTGTTGCGGGCGCTCGATTCGTATGGGGTGCGCGTGGAGAGTGTTCAACCGGAAGGAGTCGTGGCGGGGCGAATTGACCTGACACCACTCGAGGATCGAAAGAAGCAGCGCGAGCGAGAAGTCCAGCGCGTCATCTACACGGCGTGTGCGACGGTCGTCGCTTCAGCGCTGGCGGTCCACTTGGCCACAGTGGGGGTGCGACACAATCGCCGAACCACCGAACGCAGCACCCCGGCGCCGACCGTGTTGCGTGCAAGCTCGGCGCTCATGCGGCAAGCAGCCTCGCAGGCGCTGACTGACACCATCCTCACAGAAGAAGAGGGCATGAGCCGACGTCTGGCCGCGAGCCTGGGGTCGATCACCAACGCAGTACCGGATTCCGCTCGTCTCGTACGACTCGAGCTGACCGATGGACGTCCAACACGGATCGCCATGATCGCACAGGACCCGGGCCGTTTCCTGGAGCGGCTGCGGAGTGCCGGCCTCTCGACACGGCTGCGCGTCCTTGACACCCCGACCCTCGTGCAACGGGGCGAGGCCATGTGGCTCTCGGTAGAGCTGCGAGAGGACGGTTCACGGTGACAAGGAGGCACGTCATGCCAACGATCGCCATCGCCGTGGCGTGCATCGCGACGGTGTTACTCACGCAACTCGTACCAATCTGGAAGGCGGAACGAGCGGCGTTTGAGGCGATGCGCGGCACGGTGGCGGCGCAACACGAGCTGGCCAGTCGGCGCGCGGCACTCGAACGACTCGTACACGACGCCGCGCGCACGAGGTCTCGCGTGGCGCGTCTGCTGGTAGCGACCGACGCAACCACCGCCGTCACGGAGCTCGCTTCGATCGTGCACCGCAGCACACCATCGGAACTCAACGGTGTCGTCCAGGTCGTTGTCGAGGACGACACGGTGCACCGCGATGACCTTCGCCGAGCCTCCGTACGGGTTCACGCGGCCGGTGCGACCGAGAGCCTCGTCGTTCTCTTGCACAATCTCCTGTCGGACGCGGTGCAGCTTCGGGTGGACCCGCTCAGGCTTGAGTCGTCGCCGGCTGTCGCAGAGAACGCCCAGCAGGTCGACGTTTCGATGGACGCGAGTGTATCCGCCTGGTACCGGACGAGGGCACGATGGTGAAATGGCTACGAGGC encodes the following:
- a CDS encoding type II/IV secretion system protein produces the protein MAYHGDLQRDVEEHLAIVFGRPLHKEYCELDTLQRAIAASFDGTEVKRSLGSENESDESDGSTSVADARDLALQPPVIRLVNTTIRDAVRARASDVHFEATPSGLSVRIRVDGVLHALSPPDRQMQPAIVSRLKLLADLNIAEQRRPQDGRLRIRLNEAELDIRVSTVPTLHGESVVLRLLRTDTGAATLDSLGLPRQTQDVLADLVSRSHGLLIATGPTGCGKTTTLHALLSCRATGREKVITVEDPVEYQVPGVTQVPVIAAAGMTFASALRGILRQDPDVVMVGEMRDRETAAIAAQAAMTGHLVLSTLHTNDALSAVARLQDLGVEPFLVASTLIGVLAQRLVRVLCTTCRQRGSGTVLVPAAPEAGWLDVSPFYSARGCDECRGSGYRGRTGIYELLPITSAMRELLARSAAPHELKHLTEVEGMQRIQLDAAAKVAAGITSADEVRRVLGGGSA
- the gspG gene encoding type II secretion system major pseudopilin GspG, producing MTRNARRPGFTLMELIVVIAVIALLAGLTAPALFRNVGDARIAAARADLATISLALESYALSVGDYPSTQQGLEVLVRNPGVGAVWKGPYLKGQVPKDPWGRAFVYQYPGKGVAGTYDLMTYGRDGAAGGTGEDADAVAGEGAAR
- a CDS encoding type II secretion system F family protein; protein product: MLENRRVTLIELSADGGGARRLVGTRASRLAVIRALAGQMTAGVSMRRALTATETTMLPAPVLRAVQDVRAMVTEGETLGLSLERAALASPVIVSLVRTGESVGDLPRALQLAVQQLEHEDAVAARLRTALTYPVILAVTASLSLVVIVLVVLPKFADIVRDIGGQPPPLAIPLLSIARATKAHLPAVLVSTLLAATGAIAMFGSHAGRSALRTMAGRAPLLSRMLTRWHAARTARELGTLIRSGTPVLRALDDAITTAAGTSLAKRLQRVHARVANGGRLSRALVDGDVLPPATASLLEVGEHTAQLGAALLAVAEQLDREVDRAIEMSLVALQPAIVLVFGGVIALVAGAVLQTLYSVRPVL
- a CDS encoding prepilin-type N-terminal cleavage/methylation domain-containing protein; this encodes MKRAFRFTRRGFSLFELLIALMIGSLVLTLALRLVSALTVAARQVERAGQLAMQQANGIRWLQMHLRAASVPVKDRPFVGTPRTVAFDVAAAKRRSPQSRRRVVVMVEHDTLSALVDGERRVVIRRNVRDLAVDYLVSRGLSSLWLSEWSSDRGLPVALRFRMRNVAPATTIDTVLVTVGVTL